Proteins encoded within one genomic window of Triticum aestivum cultivar Chinese Spring chromosome 2D, IWGSC CS RefSeq v2.1, whole genome shotgun sequence:
- the LOC123054921 gene encoding oryzain alpha chain, with translation MRRSMALLAAAAALLLLVSLAAAADMSIVSYGERSEEEVRRMYAEWMSEHRRTYNAIGEEERRFEVFRDNLRYIDQHNAAADAGLHSFRLGLNRFADLTNEEYRSTYLGARTKPDRERKLSARYQADDNEELPETVDWRKKGAVAAIKDQGGCGSCWAFSAIAAVEGINQIVTGDMIPLSEQELVDCDTSYNEGCNGGLMDYAFEFIINNGGIDSEEDYPYKERDNRCDANKKNAKVVTIDGYEDVPVNSEKSLQKAVANQPISVAIEAGGRAFQLYKSGIFTGTCGTALDHGVAAVGYGTENGKDYWLVRNSWGTVWGEDGYIRMERNIKASSGKCGIAVEPSYPTKTGENPPNPGPTPPSPAPPSSVCDSYNECPASTTCCCIYEYGKECFAWGCCPLEGATCCDDHYSCCPHNYPICNTQQGTCLAAKDSPLSVKAQRRTLAKPIGAFSGIATDGKKSSA, from the exons ATGAGGCGCTCCATGGCTCTgctggcggccgcggcggcgctgctgctgctggtgtcgctggcggcggcggcggacatgtcgaTCGTGTCGTATGGGGAGCGCAGCGAGGAGGAGGTGCGGCGGATGTACGCCGAGTGGATGTCCGAGCACCGCAGGACGTACAACGCCATCGGCGAGGAGGAGCGCCGCTTCGAGGTGTTCCGGGACAACCTCCGCTACATCGACCAGCAcaacgccgccgccgacgccgggcTCCACTCCTTCCGCCTCGGCCTCAACCGCTTCGCCGACCTCACCAACGAGGAGTACCGCAGCACGTACCTCGGCGCCCGGACCAAGCCGGACCGGGAGCGGAAGCTCAGCGCCAGGTACCAGGCCGACGACAACGAGGAGCTGCCGGAGACCGTCGACTGGAGGAAGAAGGGCGCCGTTGCTGCCATCAAGGACCAGGGCGGCTGTG GGAGCTGCTGGGCTTTCTCAGCAATAGCAGCTGTTGAAGGCATCAACCAGATTGTTACAGGCGACATGATCCCTCTGTCCGAGCAAGAGCTTGTTGACTGTGACACTTCATACAACGAGGGATGCAATGGCGGTCTGATGGACTATGCGTTTGAGTTCATCATTAACAATGGTGGTATCGACTCTGAGGAGGACTACCCCTACAAGGAGAGGGACAACCGTTGCGATGCTAACAAG AAAAATGCGAAGGTTGTTACCATTGATGGGTACGAGGATGTGCCCGTGAACAGTGAGAAGAGTCTGCAGAAGGCAGTTGCAAACCAGCCCATCAGTGTTGCGATTGAGGCTGGTGGCAGGGCATTCCAGCTCTACAAATCG GGTATCTTCACTGGAACCTGTGGAACAGCACTTGACCATGGTGTCGCCGCCGTTGGTTATGGTACAGAGAACGGCAAGGACTACTGGCTCGTCAGGAACTCCTGGGGTACCGTCTGGGGAGAGGATGGTTACATCCGGATGGAGCGTAACATCAAGGCATCCAGTGGCAAATGTGGTATTGCCGTCGAGCCTTCCTACCCGACGAAGACGGGCGAGAACCCCCCTAACCCCGGCCCAACTCCACCATCTCCCGCCCCACCGTCTTCTGTCTGTGACAGCTACAACGAGTGCCCCGCGAGCACGACCTGCTGCTGCATCTACGAGTACGGCAAGGAGTGCTTCGCCTGGGGCTGTTGCCCACTCGAGGGTGCTACCTGCTGCGATGATCACTACAGCTGCTGCCCTCATAACTATCCCATCTGCAACACCCAGCAGGGAACCTGCCTCGCG GCCAAGGACAGCCCACTGTCAGTGAAGGCTCAGAGGCGTACCCTGGCCAAGCCTATCGGTGCTTTCTCTGGCATTGCAACTGACGGCAAGAAGAGCAGCGCGTAA